One window of Paroedura picta isolate Pp20150507F chromosome 2, Ppicta_v3.0, whole genome shotgun sequence genomic DNA carries:
- the LOC143828694 gene encoding olfactory receptor 5AR1-like isoform X2 — translation MRRNHTAINEFILLGITDNPQMQLPLFVLFLFVYVITVICNLGMIVLICAESNLHNPMYFFLGHLSLVDLCYSSVITPKILADLLAESKRISYNACATQLYLFSFLADMEGILLGVMAYDRYVAICNPLLYTVIMSKKVCKHLIIVAYIVGTVDAIVHTSCTFRLTFCNSNVINHFFCDVPPLLELSCSDTSVNEIVMFIFIGYIEAGSIGMTLVSYVYILNTIMRMHSAESRGKAFSTCASHLTTVGLYHGTVLFMYFRPSSSYSMEQDKWASVFYIVVIPMLNPLIYSLRNKDVKQALIKVLGHTGLIKRKDAASK, via the exons atgaggc GAAATCACACTGCCATAAATGAGTTCATTCTTCTGGGAATCACAGACAATCCACAAATGCAGCTCCCTctgtttgtattgttcctgtttgtttATGTTATCACCGTAATATGTAACCTTGGGATGATTGTATTAATCTGTGCTGAATCAAACCTTCACAACCCCATGTATTTTTTCTTGGGTCATTTGTCTTTGGTTGACCTTTGctattcctcagtcattaccCCCAAAATTTTAGCTGACTTATTAGCTGAAAGTAAAAGGATTTCATACAATGCCTGTGCTACACAGCTATATTTGTTCAGCTTCTTGGCAGACATGGAGGGCATTTTGTTAGGTGTGATGGCCTATGACCGATACGTAGCTATCTGCAATCCACTACTTTATACAGTGATTATGTCCAAAAAGGTCTGCAAACATTTAATTATTGTAGCGTACATTGTAGGCACTGTGGATGCAATTGTTCACACTTCGTGCACATTCCGACTAACCTTCTGCAACTCTAATGTCATCAACCATTTTTTCTGTGATGTGCCACCTCTGCTAGAGCTCTCCTGCTCTGACACCTCTGTAAATGAAATTGTGATGTTCATCTTTATCGGGTACATTGAAGCCGGCAGCATTGGAATGACACTTGTTTCCTATGTTTACATCTTGAACACAATCATGAGAATGCATTCTGCTGAAAGCAGGGGTaaagccttttccacctgtgcctcTCACCTAACAACTGTTGGGCTCTACCATGGGACTGTACTTTTCATGTACTTTCGACCCAGCTCCAGCTATTCAATGGAACAAGACAAATGGGCCTCAGTATTTTATATAGTAGTAATCCCCATGCTCAATCCTCTGATCTACAGCCTCAGGAACAAAGATGTGAAACAAGCTCTGATAAAAGTACTGGGTCACACAGGCCTTATAAAAAGGAAGGATGCTGCTTCAAAATAG
- the LOC143828693 gene encoding olfactory receptor 5AR1-like translates to MMDKGNSSVVTEFVLQGLTDNPQMQLPLFVIFLFIYIITVIGNLGMIVLICSQSELHNPMYFFLGNLSFLDLCNSSVIVPKMLAGLVAESKQISYNACALQLYLFILFSDIECILLGLMAYDRYVAICNPLLYTAIMSGKVCKQLMAAVYVIGAMDSIAYTYCTFRLSFCSSNIVNHFFCDIPPLLELSCSDTYFSEIVIFIFVAYVEAGSVGMILVSYAYVLSTILRMRSAESRHKAFSTCASHLTAVGIFHGTVLFMYLRPSSSYSMDQDKWASVFYTIIIPMLNPLIYSLRNKDVKHAMIKTLSHMSILKGNNMVSK, encoded by the coding sequence ATGATGGATAAAGGAAATAGTTCTGTTGTGACTGAGTTTGTCCTTCAGGGATTGACAGACAATCcacaaatgcagctgcctctttttgtgatttttctatttatttatatcatcACTGTCATTGGGAATCTTGGGATGATTGTGTTAATTTGCTCCCAATCTGAGCTTCACAATCCCATGTATTTTTTTCTGGGAAACTTGTCCTTCCTTGACCTCTGCAACTCCTCAGTCATTGTTCCCAAAATGCTGGCTGGCTTGGTAGCTGAGAGTAAACAGATTTCATACAATGCCTGTGCTCtccagctatatttatttatcttattttctGACATAGAGTGTATTTTGTTAGGTCTAATGGCGTATGACCGATATGTGGCTATCTGTAATCCACTGCTCTACACAGCCATCATGTCCGGGAAGGTCTGCAAACAACTGATGGCTGCAGTATATGTtataggagcaatggattcaattGCATATACCTACTGCACATTTCGACTTTCATTCTGCAGCTCTAACATCGTCAATCATTTCTTTTGTGACATTCCTCCCCTGCTAGAGCTATCATGTTCTGATACCTATTTTAGTGAGATTGTGATATTCATCTTTGTTGCCTATGTTGAAGCAGGCAGTGTTGGAATGATTCTAGTTTCTTATGCATATGTCCTGAGCACCATTCTGAGAATGCGTTCTGCTGAAAGCAGGCATAAAGCCTTTTCCACTTGTGCCTCCCACCTGACAGCAGTAGGGATATTCCATGGGACAGTCCTCTTCATGTATCTGCGACCCAGTTCCAGTTATTCAATGGACCAAGACAAATGGGCCTCGGTGTTCTATACAATAATAATCCCCATGCTCAACCCCCTGATCTACAGCCTCAGGAACAAAGATGTGAAAcatgccatgattaaaactcttAGTCACATGAgcattttgaaaggaaataacatGGTTTCAAAATAG
- the LOC143828694 gene encoding olfactory receptor 5AR1-like isoform X1, which produces MKMDKGNHTAINEFILLGITDNPQMQLPLFVLFLFVYVITVICNLGMIVLICAESNLHNPMYFFLGHLSLVDLCYSSVITPKILADLLAESKRISYNACATQLYLFSFLADMEGILLGVMAYDRYVAICNPLLYTVIMSKKVCKHLIIVAYIVGTVDAIVHTSCTFRLTFCNSNVINHFFCDVPPLLELSCSDTSVNEIVMFIFIGYIEAGSIGMTLVSYVYILNTIMRMHSAESRGKAFSTCASHLTTVGLYHGTVLFMYFRPSSSYSMEQDKWASVFYIVVIPMLNPLIYSLRNKDVKQALIKVLGHTGLIKRKDAASK; this is translated from the coding sequence ATGAAAATGGATAAAGGAAATCACACTGCCATAAATGAGTTCATTCTTCTGGGAATCACAGACAATCCACAAATGCAGCTCCCTctgtttgtattgttcctgtttgtttATGTTATCACCGTAATATGTAACCTTGGGATGATTGTATTAATCTGTGCTGAATCAAACCTTCACAACCCCATGTATTTTTTCTTGGGTCATTTGTCTTTGGTTGACCTTTGctattcctcagtcattaccCCCAAAATTTTAGCTGACTTATTAGCTGAAAGTAAAAGGATTTCATACAATGCCTGTGCTACACAGCTATATTTGTTCAGCTTCTTGGCAGACATGGAGGGCATTTTGTTAGGTGTGATGGCCTATGACCGATACGTAGCTATCTGCAATCCACTACTTTATACAGTGATTATGTCCAAAAAGGTCTGCAAACATTTAATTATTGTAGCGTACATTGTAGGCACTGTGGATGCAATTGTTCACACTTCGTGCACATTCCGACTAACCTTCTGCAACTCTAATGTCATCAACCATTTTTTCTGTGATGTGCCACCTCTGCTAGAGCTCTCCTGCTCTGACACCTCTGTAAATGAAATTGTGATGTTCATCTTTATCGGGTACATTGAAGCCGGCAGCATTGGAATGACACTTGTTTCCTATGTTTACATCTTGAACACAATCATGAGAATGCATTCTGCTGAAAGCAGGGGTaaagccttttccacctgtgcctcTCACCTAACAACTGTTGGGCTCTACCATGGGACTGTACTTTTCATGTACTTTCGACCCAGCTCCAGCTATTCAATGGAACAAGACAAATGGGCCTCAGTATTTTATATAGTAGTAATCCCCATGCTCAATCCTCTGATCTACAGCCTCAGGAACAAAGATGTGAAACAAGCTCTGATAAAAGTACTGGGTCACACAGGCCTTATAAAAAGGAAGGATGCTGCTTCAAAATAG